In Zonotrichia albicollis isolate bZonAlb1 chromosome 3, bZonAlb1.hap1, whole genome shotgun sequence, a single window of DNA contains:
- the BCLAF1 gene encoding bcl-2-associated transcription factor 1 isoform X2, with protein sequence MGRSNSRSHSSRSKSRSQSSSRSRSRSHSRKKRYSSRSRSRTYSRSRSRDRVYSRDYRRDYRNNRGMRRPYGYRGRGRGYYQGGGGRYHRGGYRPVWNRRHSRSPRRGRSRSRSPKRSKSPVSSKRRASLEKQAKKTEGAPLQDSPLKNKSQDEQKDTFEHDPSESLDDFNKSSAASGDIWPGLSAYDNSPRSPHSPSIATPPSQSSSCSDAPLLSTAHSAKDTPQHSHSIQHSPERSGSGSLGNGSSRYSPSQNSPLHHIPSRRSPAKTIPSQSAPREEARVRSFYPEGGEQETAKGGKFMKRYTDEESRVYLLDRGNTREKEAQKERGSEKGRTEGEREWEEQETLDFFIDKETGKEKFNDSEGEDTEETEDYRQFRKSVLADQGKNFPTASHRNAEEEGTKYKSKISIKGNRESDGFRDEKSYKLKETGYVVERPSATKDKHKEEDKSSERLMMKKETQSPEQVKSEKLKELFDYSPPLHKNLDAREKSTFREESPLRIKMIASDSHRPEVKLKMAPVPLDDSNRPASLTKDRLLASTLVHSVKKEQEFRSIFDHIKLPQASKSTSESFIQHIVSLVHHVKEQYFKSAGMTLNERFTAYQKATEEHCTRQKSPEIHRRIDISPSTLRKHTRLTGEERVFKEESQKGDKKLRCDSADLRHDIDRRRKERSKERGDSKGSRESSGSRKQEKTPKDYKDYKSYKDDSKQKRDQDRARSSPSSSPSSSSSSSREEKDCKKERDEEFKTHHEQKEYSGFAGVNRPRGTFFRIRGRGRARGVFAGTNTGPSNSNTTFQKRPKEEEWDPEYTPKSKKYFLHDDRDDGVDYWAKRGRGRGTFQRGRGRFNFKKSGSSPKWTHDKYQGDGIVEDEEETIENNEEKDRRKEEKE encoded by the exons ATGGGTCGATCTAATTCTAGATCACATTCGTCAAGATCGAAGTCCAGATCTCAGTCCAGCTCTAGGTCAAGATCCAGATCACATTCAAGAAAAAAGAGATACAG ctCCAGGTCTCGGTCAAGGACGTATTCCCGATCTCGGAGCAGAGATCGTGTTTATTCTAGAGATTATCGCAGAGATTACAGGAATAACAGAGGAATGAGGCGTCCCTATGGCTACAGAGGAAGAGGCAGAGGGTATTACCAAGGAGGAGGCGGTAGATACCATCGAGGAGGCTACAGGCCTGTGTGGAACCGAAGACACTCCAGAAGCCctcggcgcggccgctcccgttCCAGAAGTCCCAAACGAAG CAAATCACCCGTCTCTTCCAAAAGACGTGCGTCTCTGGAAAAGCAGGCCAAGAAAACTGAAGGGGCTCCTTTGCAAGACAGTCccttgaaaaataaatcacaagaTGAACAGAAAGATACATTTGAACACGACCCATCGGAATCTCTTGACGATTTTAACAAATCATCAGCAGCTTCTGGTGACATTTGGCCTGGCCTTTCAGCGTATGATAACAGTCCAAGGTCACCCCATAGTCCTTCTATTGCCACCCCACCTAGTCAGAGTTCATCTTGCTCTGATGCCCCTCTGCTTAGCACAGCCCACTCAGCAAAGGACACACCTCAGCATTCCCATTCCATTCAGCATAGTCCTGAGAGATCTGGCTCTGGTTCTCTTGGAAATGGTTCTAGCCGCTATAGTCCTTCTCAGAATAGCCCATTGCACCATATCCCTTCGAGGAGAAGCCCTGCAAAGACAATCCCATCACAGAGTGCCCCCCGTGAGGAGGCTCGAGTGCGGTCATTTTATCCTGAGGGTGGTGAACAGGAAACTGCAAAAGGTGGAAAGTTTATGAAAAG GTACACAGATGAAGAGTCTAGAGTATACCTGCTTGATAGGGGTAATACCAGGGAGAAGGAGGCCCAGAAGGAGAGAGGATCAGAAAAAGGGAGGACAGAGGGAGAAAGGGAATGGGAGGAACAGGAAACTTTAGATTTTTTCATTGATAAAGAGACTGGGAAGGAAAAGTTTAATGACTCTGAAGGGGAGGAcacagaggagacagaggatTACAGACAGTTCAGAAAATCTGTCCTGGCAGATCAGGGTAAAAATTTTCCTACTGCATCTCACCGGAATGCTGAGGAGGAAGGAACCAAATACAAATCTAAAATATCAATCAAGGGCAATAGAGAGAGCGATGGATTTAGAGATGAGAAAAGTTATAAGCTTAAAGAGACTGGCTATGTAGTGGAAAGGCCTAGTGCAACAAAAGATAAGCACAAGGAAGAAGACAAGAGTTCTGAGAGACTAATGATGAAGAAAGAAACTCAGTCACCTGAGCAGGTAAAGTCTGAAAAGCTCAAAGAACTCTTTGATTACAGTCCTCCTCTACACAAGAATCTGGATGCGAGAGAAAAATCCACCTTCAGAGAGGAGAGCCCACTTAGGATCAAAATGATAGCCAGTGACTCCCATCGTCCTGAAGTTAAACTCAAAATGGCACCAGTACCCCTTGATGATTCCAATAG ACCTGCTTCCTTGACTAAAGACAGGCTGCTTGCTAGCACACTTGTCCATTCCGTCAAGAAGGAGCAAGAGTTCCGATCCATCTTTGACCACATTAAGTTGCCACAGGCCAGCAAAAGCACATCAGAGTCATTTATTCAGCACATTGTGTCCTTGGTTCACCATGTCAAAG AGCAATACTTCAAGTCGGCTGGAATGACCCTAAATGAGAGGTTCACTGCGTATCAAAAAGCAACTGAGGAGCACTGCACCCGACAAAAGAGCCCAGAAATACATAG GAGGATTGACATCTCTCCAAGTACCCTGAGGAAGCATACCCGTTTAACAGGTGAAGAGAGAGTCTTTAAGGAAGAAAGTCAAAAA ggagataaaaaatTAAGATGTGATTCTGCTGATCTTCGGCATGACATTGACCGACGTAGAAAAGAACGAAGTAAGGAGCGAGGGGACTCAAAGGGTTCCAGGGAATCCAGTGGGTcaagaaagcaagagaaaactCCAAAAGATTACAAGGATTACAAATCTTACAAAGATGACAG taaacaaaaaagaGACCAAGACCGTGCTCGGTCCTCCCCATCTTCCTCCCCATCTTCTTCCTCATCCAGTTCTCGAGAAGAAAAGGATTGCAAGAAGGAAAGAGATGAAGAGTTCAAAACCCACCATGAACAGAAAGAATACTCTGGTTTTGCAGGAGTCAACAGGCCAAGAGGCACCTTT TTTCGAATtaggggcagaggaagagccagAGGAGTCTTTGCTGGAACAAATACTGGTCCCAGCAACTCAAATACTACTTTTCAGAAGAGACCGAAGGAAGAGGAATGGGATCCTGAATATACCCCAAAAAGCAAGAAATACTTCTTG CATGATGACAGAGATGATGGTGTGGATTATTGGGCCAAAAGAGGAAGAGGCCGTGGTACTTTCCAGCGTGGCAGAGGGCGTTTTAACTTCAAAAAGTCAGGTAGCAGTCCCAAGTGGACGCATGACAAATATCAAGGGGACGGCATTGTGGAAGATGAGGAAGAAACAATTGAGAATAATGAAGAAAAGGACAGACGCAAAGAGGAAAAG GAATAA
- the BCLAF1 gene encoding bcl-2-associated transcription factor 1 isoform X5 has translation MGRSNSRSHSSRSKSRSQSSSRSRSRSHSRKKRYSSRSRSRTYSRSRSRDRVYSRDYRRDYRNNRGMRRPYGYRGRGRGYYQGGGGRYHRGGYRPVWNRRHSRSPRRGRSRSRSPKRRSVSSQRSRSRSRRSYRSSRSPRSSSSRSSSPYSKSPVSSKRRASLEKQAKKTEGAPLQDSPLKNKSQDEQKDTFEHDPSESLDDFNKSSAASGDIWPGLSAYDNSPRSPHSPSIATPPSQSSSCSDAPLLSTAHSAKDTPQHSHSIQHSPERSGSGSLGNGSSRYSPSQNSPLHHIPSRRSPAKTIPSQSAPREEARVRSFYPEGGEQETAKGGKFMKSPPLHKNLDAREKSTFREESPLRIKMIASDSHRPEVKLKMAPVPLDDSNRPASLTKDRLLASTLVHSVKKEQEFRSIFDHIKLPQASKSTSESFIQHIVSLVHHVKEQYFKSAGMTLNERFTAYQKATEEHCTRQKSPEIHRRIDISPSTLRKHTRLTGEERVFKEESQKGDKKLRCDSADLRHDIDRRRKERSKERGDSKGSRESSGSRKQEKTPKDYKDYKSYKDDSKQKRDQDRARSSPSSSPSSSSSSSREEKDCKKERDEEFKTHHEQKEYSGFAGVNRPRGTFFRIRGRGRARGVFAGTNTGPSNSNTTFQKRPKEEEWDPEYTPKSKKYFLHDDRDDGVDYWAKRGRGRGTFQRGRGRFNFKKSGSSPKWTHDKYQGDGIVEDEEETIENNEEKDRRKEEKE, from the exons ATGGGTCGATCTAATTCTAGATCACATTCGTCAAGATCGAAGTCCAGATCTCAGTCCAGCTCTAGGTCAAGATCCAGATCACATTCAAGAAAAAAGAGATACAG ctCCAGGTCTCGGTCAAGGACGTATTCCCGATCTCGGAGCAGAGATCGTGTTTATTCTAGAGATTATCGCAGAGATTACAGGAATAACAGAGGAATGAGGCGTCCCTATGGCTACAGAGGAAGAGGCAGAGGGTATTACCAAGGAGGAGGCGGTAGATACCATCGAGGAGGCTACAGGCCTGTGTGGAACCGAAGACACTCCAGAAGCCctcggcgcggccgctcccgttCCAGAAGTCCCAAACGAAGGTCGGTGTCTTCCCAGAGGTCCCGGAGCAGGTCTCGTCGATCTTACAGATCCTCCCGGTCCCCGAGGTCCTCTTCATCTCGTTCTTCATCCCCATACAGCAAATCACCCGTCTCTTCCAAAAGACGTGCGTCTCTGGAAAAGCAGGCCAAGAAAACTGAAGGGGCTCCTTTGCAAGACAGTCccttgaaaaataaatcacaagaTGAACAGAAAGATACATTTGAACACGACCCATCGGAATCTCTTGACGATTTTAACAAATCATCAGCAGCTTCTGGTGACATTTGGCCTGGCCTTTCAGCGTATGATAACAGTCCAAGGTCACCCCATAGTCCTTCTATTGCCACCCCACCTAGTCAGAGTTCATCTTGCTCTGATGCCCCTCTGCTTAGCACAGCCCACTCAGCAAAGGACACACCTCAGCATTCCCATTCCATTCAGCATAGTCCTGAGAGATCTGGCTCTGGTTCTCTTGGAAATGGTTCTAGCCGCTATAGTCCTTCTCAGAATAGCCCATTGCACCATATCCCTTCGAGGAGAAGCCCTGCAAAGACAATCCCATCACAGAGTGCCCCCCGTGAGGAGGCTCGAGTGCGGTCATTTTATCCTGAGGGTGGTGAACAGGAAACTGCAAAAGGTGGAAAGTTTATGAAAAG TCCTCCTCTACACAAGAATCTGGATGCGAGAGAAAAATCCACCTTCAGAGAGGAGAGCCCACTTAGGATCAAAATGATAGCCAGTGACTCCCATCGTCCTGAAGTTAAACTCAAAATGGCACCAGTACCCCTTGATGATTCCAATAG ACCTGCTTCCTTGACTAAAGACAGGCTGCTTGCTAGCACACTTGTCCATTCCGTCAAGAAGGAGCAAGAGTTCCGATCCATCTTTGACCACATTAAGTTGCCACAGGCCAGCAAAAGCACATCAGAGTCATTTATTCAGCACATTGTGTCCTTGGTTCACCATGTCAAAG AGCAATACTTCAAGTCGGCTGGAATGACCCTAAATGAGAGGTTCACTGCGTATCAAAAAGCAACTGAGGAGCACTGCACCCGACAAAAGAGCCCAGAAATACATAG GAGGATTGACATCTCTCCAAGTACCCTGAGGAAGCATACCCGTTTAACAGGTGAAGAGAGAGTCTTTAAGGAAGAAAGTCAAAAA ggagataaaaaatTAAGATGTGATTCTGCTGATCTTCGGCATGACATTGACCGACGTAGAAAAGAACGAAGTAAGGAGCGAGGGGACTCAAAGGGTTCCAGGGAATCCAGTGGGTcaagaaagcaagagaaaactCCAAAAGATTACAAGGATTACAAATCTTACAAAGATGACAG taaacaaaaaagaGACCAAGACCGTGCTCGGTCCTCCCCATCTTCCTCCCCATCTTCTTCCTCATCCAGTTCTCGAGAAGAAAAGGATTGCAAGAAGGAAAGAGATGAAGAGTTCAAAACCCACCATGAACAGAAAGAATACTCTGGTTTTGCAGGAGTCAACAGGCCAAGAGGCACCTTT TTTCGAATtaggggcagaggaagagccagAGGAGTCTTTGCTGGAACAAATACTGGTCCCAGCAACTCAAATACTACTTTTCAGAAGAGACCGAAGGAAGAGGAATGGGATCCTGAATATACCCCAAAAAGCAAGAAATACTTCTTG CATGATGACAGAGATGATGGTGTGGATTATTGGGCCAAAAGAGGAAGAGGCCGTGGTACTTTCCAGCGTGGCAGAGGGCGTTTTAACTTCAAAAAGTCAGGTAGCAGTCCCAAGTGGACGCATGACAAATATCAAGGGGACGGCATTGTGGAAGATGAGGAAGAAACAATTGAGAATAATGAAGAAAAGGACAGACGCAAAGAGGAAAAG GAATAA
- the BCLAF1 gene encoding bcl-2-associated transcription factor 1 isoform X3, with protein MGRSNSRSHSSRSKSRSQSSSRSRSRSHSRKKRYSSRSRSRTYSRSRSRDRVYSRDYRRDYRNNRGMRRPYGYRGRGRGYYQGGGGRYHRGGYRPVWNRRHSRSPRRGRSRSRSPKRRSVSSQRSRSRSRRSYRSSRSPRSSSSRSSSPYSKSPVSSKRRASLEKQAKKTEGAPLQDSPLKNKSQDEQKDTFEHDPSESLDDFNKSSAASGDIWPGLSAYDNSPRSPHSPSIATPPSQSSSCSDAPLLSTAHSAKDTPQHSHSIQHSPERSGSGSLGNGSSRYSPSQNSPLHHIPSRRSPAKTIPSQSAPREEARVRSFYPEGGEQETAKGGKFMKRYTDEESRVYLLDRGNTREKEAQKERGSEKGRTEGEREWEEQETLDFFIDKETGKEKFNDSEGEDTEETEDYRQFRKSVLADQGKNFPTASHRNAEEEGTKYKSKISIKGNRESDGFRDEKSYKLKETGYVVERPSATKDKHKEEDKSSERLMMKKETQSPEQVKSEKLKELFDYSPPLHKNLDAREKSTFREESPLRIKMIASDSHRPEVKLKMAPVPLDDSNRPASLTKDRLLASTLVHSVKKEQEFRSIFDHIKLPQASKSTSESFIQHIVSLVHHVKEQYFKSAGMTLNERFTAYQKATEEHCTRQKSPEIHRRIDISPSTLRKHTRLTGEERVFKEESQKGDKKLRCDSADLRHDIDRRRKERSKERGDSKGSRESSGSRKQEKTPKDYKDYKSYKDDSKQKRDQDRARSSPSSSPSSSSSSSREEKDCKKERDEEFKTHHEQKEYSGFAGVNRPRGTFHDDRDDGVDYWAKRGRGRGTFQRGRGRFNFKKSGSSPKWTHDKYQGDGIVEDEEETIENNEEKDRRKEEKE; from the exons ATGGGTCGATCTAATTCTAGATCACATTCGTCAAGATCGAAGTCCAGATCTCAGTCCAGCTCTAGGTCAAGATCCAGATCACATTCAAGAAAAAAGAGATACAG ctCCAGGTCTCGGTCAAGGACGTATTCCCGATCTCGGAGCAGAGATCGTGTTTATTCTAGAGATTATCGCAGAGATTACAGGAATAACAGAGGAATGAGGCGTCCCTATGGCTACAGAGGAAGAGGCAGAGGGTATTACCAAGGAGGAGGCGGTAGATACCATCGAGGAGGCTACAGGCCTGTGTGGAACCGAAGACACTCCAGAAGCCctcggcgcggccgctcccgttCCAGAAGTCCCAAACGAAGGTCGGTGTCTTCCCAGAGGTCCCGGAGCAGGTCTCGTCGATCTTACAGATCCTCCCGGTCCCCGAGGTCCTCTTCATCTCGTTCTTCATCCCCATACAGCAAATCACCCGTCTCTTCCAAAAGACGTGCGTCTCTGGAAAAGCAGGCCAAGAAAACTGAAGGGGCTCCTTTGCAAGACAGTCccttgaaaaataaatcacaagaTGAACAGAAAGATACATTTGAACACGACCCATCGGAATCTCTTGACGATTTTAACAAATCATCAGCAGCTTCTGGTGACATTTGGCCTGGCCTTTCAGCGTATGATAACAGTCCAAGGTCACCCCATAGTCCTTCTATTGCCACCCCACCTAGTCAGAGTTCATCTTGCTCTGATGCCCCTCTGCTTAGCACAGCCCACTCAGCAAAGGACACACCTCAGCATTCCCATTCCATTCAGCATAGTCCTGAGAGATCTGGCTCTGGTTCTCTTGGAAATGGTTCTAGCCGCTATAGTCCTTCTCAGAATAGCCCATTGCACCATATCCCTTCGAGGAGAAGCCCTGCAAAGACAATCCCATCACAGAGTGCCCCCCGTGAGGAGGCTCGAGTGCGGTCATTTTATCCTGAGGGTGGTGAACAGGAAACTGCAAAAGGTGGAAAGTTTATGAAAAG GTACACAGATGAAGAGTCTAGAGTATACCTGCTTGATAGGGGTAATACCAGGGAGAAGGAGGCCCAGAAGGAGAGAGGATCAGAAAAAGGGAGGACAGAGGGAGAAAGGGAATGGGAGGAACAGGAAACTTTAGATTTTTTCATTGATAAAGAGACTGGGAAGGAAAAGTTTAATGACTCTGAAGGGGAGGAcacagaggagacagaggatTACAGACAGTTCAGAAAATCTGTCCTGGCAGATCAGGGTAAAAATTTTCCTACTGCATCTCACCGGAATGCTGAGGAGGAAGGAACCAAATACAAATCTAAAATATCAATCAAGGGCAATAGAGAGAGCGATGGATTTAGAGATGAGAAAAGTTATAAGCTTAAAGAGACTGGCTATGTAGTGGAAAGGCCTAGTGCAACAAAAGATAAGCACAAGGAAGAAGACAAGAGTTCTGAGAGACTAATGATGAAGAAAGAAACTCAGTCACCTGAGCAGGTAAAGTCTGAAAAGCTCAAAGAACTCTTTGATTACAGTCCTCCTCTACACAAGAATCTGGATGCGAGAGAAAAATCCACCTTCAGAGAGGAGAGCCCACTTAGGATCAAAATGATAGCCAGTGACTCCCATCGTCCTGAAGTTAAACTCAAAATGGCACCAGTACCCCTTGATGATTCCAATAG ACCTGCTTCCTTGACTAAAGACAGGCTGCTTGCTAGCACACTTGTCCATTCCGTCAAGAAGGAGCAAGAGTTCCGATCCATCTTTGACCACATTAAGTTGCCACAGGCCAGCAAAAGCACATCAGAGTCATTTATTCAGCACATTGTGTCCTTGGTTCACCATGTCAAAG AGCAATACTTCAAGTCGGCTGGAATGACCCTAAATGAGAGGTTCACTGCGTATCAAAAAGCAACTGAGGAGCACTGCACCCGACAAAAGAGCCCAGAAATACATAG GAGGATTGACATCTCTCCAAGTACCCTGAGGAAGCATACCCGTTTAACAGGTGAAGAGAGAGTCTTTAAGGAAGAAAGTCAAAAA ggagataaaaaatTAAGATGTGATTCTGCTGATCTTCGGCATGACATTGACCGACGTAGAAAAGAACGAAGTAAGGAGCGAGGGGACTCAAAGGGTTCCAGGGAATCCAGTGGGTcaagaaagcaagagaaaactCCAAAAGATTACAAGGATTACAAATCTTACAAAGATGACAG taaacaaaaaagaGACCAAGACCGTGCTCGGTCCTCCCCATCTTCCTCCCCATCTTCTTCCTCATCCAGTTCTCGAGAAGAAAAGGATTGCAAGAAGGAAAGAGATGAAGAGTTCAAAACCCACCATGAACAGAAAGAATACTCTGGTTTTGCAGGAGTCAACAGGCCAAGAGGCACCTTT CATGATGACAGAGATGATGGTGTGGATTATTGGGCCAAAAGAGGAAGAGGCCGTGGTACTTTCCAGCGTGGCAGAGGGCGTTTTAACTTCAAAAAGTCAGGTAGCAGTCCCAAGTGGACGCATGACAAATATCAAGGGGACGGCATTGTGGAAGATGAGGAAGAAACAATTGAGAATAATGAAGAAAAGGACAGACGCAAAGAGGAAAAG GAATAA
- the BCLAF1 gene encoding bcl-2-associated transcription factor 1 isoform X1, with amino-acid sequence MGRSNSRSHSSRSKSRSQSSSRSRSRSHSRKKRYSSRSRSRTYSRSRSRDRVYSRDYRRDYRNNRGMRRPYGYRGRGRGYYQGGGGRYHRGGYRPVWNRRHSRSPRRGRSRSRSPKRRSVSSQRSRSRSRRSYRSSRSPRSSSSRSSSPYSKSPVSSKRRASLEKQAKKTEGAPLQDSPLKNKSQDEQKDTFEHDPSESLDDFNKSSAASGDIWPGLSAYDNSPRSPHSPSIATPPSQSSSCSDAPLLSTAHSAKDTPQHSHSIQHSPERSGSGSLGNGSSRYSPSQNSPLHHIPSRRSPAKTIPSQSAPREEARVRSFYPEGGEQETAKGGKFMKRYTDEESRVYLLDRGNTREKEAQKERGSEKGRTEGEREWEEQETLDFFIDKETGKEKFNDSEGEDTEETEDYRQFRKSVLADQGKNFPTASHRNAEEEGTKYKSKISIKGNRESDGFRDEKSYKLKETGYVVERPSATKDKHKEEDKSSERLMMKKETQSPEQVKSEKLKELFDYSPPLHKNLDAREKSTFREESPLRIKMIASDSHRPEVKLKMAPVPLDDSNRPASLTKDRLLASTLVHSVKKEQEFRSIFDHIKLPQASKSTSESFIQHIVSLVHHVKEQYFKSAGMTLNERFTAYQKATEEHCTRQKSPEIHRRIDISPSTLRKHTRLTGEERVFKEESQKGDKKLRCDSADLRHDIDRRRKERSKERGDSKGSRESSGSRKQEKTPKDYKDYKSYKDDSKQKRDQDRARSSPSSSPSSSSSSSREEKDCKKERDEEFKTHHEQKEYSGFAGVNRPRGTFFRIRGRGRARGVFAGTNTGPSNSNTTFQKRPKEEEWDPEYTPKSKKYFLHDDRDDGVDYWAKRGRGRGTFQRGRGRFNFKKSGSSPKWTHDKYQGDGIVEDEEETIENNEEKDRRKEEKE; translated from the exons ATGGGTCGATCTAATTCTAGATCACATTCGTCAAGATCGAAGTCCAGATCTCAGTCCAGCTCTAGGTCAAGATCCAGATCACATTCAAGAAAAAAGAGATACAG ctCCAGGTCTCGGTCAAGGACGTATTCCCGATCTCGGAGCAGAGATCGTGTTTATTCTAGAGATTATCGCAGAGATTACAGGAATAACAGAGGAATGAGGCGTCCCTATGGCTACAGAGGAAGAGGCAGAGGGTATTACCAAGGAGGAGGCGGTAGATACCATCGAGGAGGCTACAGGCCTGTGTGGAACCGAAGACACTCCAGAAGCCctcggcgcggccgctcccgttCCAGAAGTCCCAAACGAAGGTCGGTGTCTTCCCAGAGGTCCCGGAGCAGGTCTCGTCGATCTTACAGATCCTCCCGGTCCCCGAGGTCCTCTTCATCTCGTTCTTCATCCCCATACAGCAAATCACCCGTCTCTTCCAAAAGACGTGCGTCTCTGGAAAAGCAGGCCAAGAAAACTGAAGGGGCTCCTTTGCAAGACAGTCccttgaaaaataaatcacaagaTGAACAGAAAGATACATTTGAACACGACCCATCGGAATCTCTTGACGATTTTAACAAATCATCAGCAGCTTCTGGTGACATTTGGCCTGGCCTTTCAGCGTATGATAACAGTCCAAGGTCACCCCATAGTCCTTCTATTGCCACCCCACCTAGTCAGAGTTCATCTTGCTCTGATGCCCCTCTGCTTAGCACAGCCCACTCAGCAAAGGACACACCTCAGCATTCCCATTCCATTCAGCATAGTCCTGAGAGATCTGGCTCTGGTTCTCTTGGAAATGGTTCTAGCCGCTATAGTCCTTCTCAGAATAGCCCATTGCACCATATCCCTTCGAGGAGAAGCCCTGCAAAGACAATCCCATCACAGAGTGCCCCCCGTGAGGAGGCTCGAGTGCGGTCATTTTATCCTGAGGGTGGTGAACAGGAAACTGCAAAAGGTGGAAAGTTTATGAAAAG GTACACAGATGAAGAGTCTAGAGTATACCTGCTTGATAGGGGTAATACCAGGGAGAAGGAGGCCCAGAAGGAGAGAGGATCAGAAAAAGGGAGGACAGAGGGAGAAAGGGAATGGGAGGAACAGGAAACTTTAGATTTTTTCATTGATAAAGAGACTGGGAAGGAAAAGTTTAATGACTCTGAAGGGGAGGAcacagaggagacagaggatTACAGACAGTTCAGAAAATCTGTCCTGGCAGATCAGGGTAAAAATTTTCCTACTGCATCTCACCGGAATGCTGAGGAGGAAGGAACCAAATACAAATCTAAAATATCAATCAAGGGCAATAGAGAGAGCGATGGATTTAGAGATGAGAAAAGTTATAAGCTTAAAGAGACTGGCTATGTAGTGGAAAGGCCTAGTGCAACAAAAGATAAGCACAAGGAAGAAGACAAGAGTTCTGAGAGACTAATGATGAAGAAAGAAACTCAGTCACCTGAGCAGGTAAAGTCTGAAAAGCTCAAAGAACTCTTTGATTACAGTCCTCCTCTACACAAGAATCTGGATGCGAGAGAAAAATCCACCTTCAGAGAGGAGAGCCCACTTAGGATCAAAATGATAGCCAGTGACTCCCATCGTCCTGAAGTTAAACTCAAAATGGCACCAGTACCCCTTGATGATTCCAATAG ACCTGCTTCCTTGACTAAAGACAGGCTGCTTGCTAGCACACTTGTCCATTCCGTCAAGAAGGAGCAAGAGTTCCGATCCATCTTTGACCACATTAAGTTGCCACAGGCCAGCAAAAGCACATCAGAGTCATTTATTCAGCACATTGTGTCCTTGGTTCACCATGTCAAAG AGCAATACTTCAAGTCGGCTGGAATGACCCTAAATGAGAGGTTCACTGCGTATCAAAAAGCAACTGAGGAGCACTGCACCCGACAAAAGAGCCCAGAAATACATAG GAGGATTGACATCTCTCCAAGTACCCTGAGGAAGCATACCCGTTTAACAGGTGAAGAGAGAGTCTTTAAGGAAGAAAGTCAAAAA ggagataaaaaatTAAGATGTGATTCTGCTGATCTTCGGCATGACATTGACCGACGTAGAAAAGAACGAAGTAAGGAGCGAGGGGACTCAAAGGGTTCCAGGGAATCCAGTGGGTcaagaaagcaagagaaaactCCAAAAGATTACAAGGATTACAAATCTTACAAAGATGACAG taaacaaaaaagaGACCAAGACCGTGCTCGGTCCTCCCCATCTTCCTCCCCATCTTCTTCCTCATCCAGTTCTCGAGAAGAAAAGGATTGCAAGAAGGAAAGAGATGAAGAGTTCAAAACCCACCATGAACAGAAAGAATACTCTGGTTTTGCAGGAGTCAACAGGCCAAGAGGCACCTTT TTTCGAATtaggggcagaggaagagccagAGGAGTCTTTGCTGGAACAAATACTGGTCCCAGCAACTCAAATACTACTTTTCAGAAGAGACCGAAGGAAGAGGAATGGGATCCTGAATATACCCCAAAAAGCAAGAAATACTTCTTG CATGATGACAGAGATGATGGTGTGGATTATTGGGCCAAAAGAGGAAGAGGCCGTGGTACTTTCCAGCGTGGCAGAGGGCGTTTTAACTTCAAAAAGTCAGGTAGCAGTCCCAAGTGGACGCATGACAAATATCAAGGGGACGGCATTGTGGAAGATGAGGAAGAAACAATTGAGAATAATGAAGAAAAGGACAGACGCAAAGAGGAAAAG GAATAA